The Candidatus Melainabacteria bacterium genome contains a region encoding:
- a CDS encoding VWA domain-containing protein produces the protein MPYDAQISRTNPAAIICLVDQSESMEDGIKGDSSKRKCDGVAEVLNRFLHSLVIRCTIGMGEVFPYYYISCIGYGAQVGPAFVGKFQGAESVCISDLAQAARIDVKTIQRPEGVEKIRTKVWFDPVANGRTPMCAAFKSAQRIVEKFVAQYPNCYPPMVLNITDGDSTDGNPSEDAENLKRIQTTNGNTLVFNVHVSSTNAPSIIFPNGEGQLADPYARMLFRMSSPLPTKMQQTSKELRFEIADGARGFAFNADLTCLTSLLEIGTRGQNTVSTV, from the coding sequence GTGCCATACGACGCCCAAATAAGCCGCACCAATCCCGCTGCCATTATCTGTTTAGTCGACCAGTCCGAGTCGATGGAAGATGGTATCAAAGGCGATTCAAGCAAACGCAAATGCGATGGCGTCGCGGAAGTGTTGAATCGATTTTTACACAGCCTTGTAATTCGCTGTACGATTGGTATGGGTGAGGTTTTCCCATACTATTACATCAGCTGTATCGGCTACGGTGCTCAGGTCGGTCCCGCTTTTGTTGGAAAGTTTCAGGGTGCCGAATCGGTCTGTATTTCAGACCTGGCGCAGGCGGCCCGGATCGATGTAAAGACGATCCAGCGGCCGGAAGGTGTTGAAAAAATACGCACGAAGGTCTGGTTTGACCCGGTTGCGAATGGTCGGACGCCGATGTGCGCTGCATTTAAGAGCGCCCAGAGGATTGTGGAAAAGTTTGTCGCACAATATCCAAATTGTTATCCACCCATGGTTTTGAATATCACAGATGGTGATTCGACAGACGGAAATCCTAGTGAAGATGCCGAGAATCTGAAACGGATCCAGACCACGAATGGTAATACGTTGGTCTTCAACGTCCATGTATCGTCGACAAATGCCCCAAGCATCATATTTCCCAATGGTGAAGGGCAGTTGGCTGATCCCTATGCTCGGATGCTGTTCCGCATGTCCAGCCCTTTGCCGACGAAGATGCAACAAACGAGCAAGGAACTTCGTTTTGAAATCGCTGATGGAGCAAGAGGATTTGCTTTCAATGCTGACCTGACCTGTTTGACCAGTCTGCTTGAAATTGGTACGCGAGGACAAAATACGGTTTCTACCGTCTAG